One Baekduia alba genomic window, CGCGCGCGCCCGCGCGCAGCTCCAGCGCCATCTTGCGCCGCTCGAACACCGGCCGGTCGACCTGGTCGACGCGGTCGATCCGCCGCTGCATGTTGCGCGCCCGCGTCGCGAAGCGCTCGTCCAGCGTCTGGCGCGCCCAGGCCTTGAACTGCGCCATCGCCGCCTCCATGCGCGCGATCTCCTTCTGCTGGGTCGTGTAGACCTGCTGCTGGCGGACCAGCTCGATCTCGCGCGCGACGGTGTAGGCGCTGTGGCCGCCCTGCCACATCCGGACGCGGCCGCGGTCGAGCTCGGCGATCTGGGTGACGACCTCGTCGAGCAGGTAGCGGTCGTGGGACACGACGACGACCGCGCCCTCGGCGCGCGCGACCAGGTCCTCCAACAACGAGCGGCGCGCCATGTCCAGGTGCGCCTCGGGCTCGTCGAGCAGCAGCAGGTCCGGCTTGCGGACCAGGCAGGCGGCCAAGGCCACCAGCTTGCGCTCGCCGCCCGACATGGCGCGGGTGGGGCGCGCGAGCATCGTGTCGTCGAGCCCGAGGTCGCGCAGGAGCCGGATCGCGTCGCCGTCGACGGTCTGCTCGCCGAGCTGCTCGACGAGCCGCATCTGGCGCTCGAGCAGCCGCGTCATGCGCGGCAGGTCGGCGGCCAGCGCCGGGTCGGTCAGCGCGCGCTCGACGTCGCCCAGCTCGGCGTGCAGCGCCGCGGCGCCCGGGACGGCGGCGCGCACCGTGTCCAGCGCCGTGCGGTCGTCGCCCTGCACGAGCTGGGGCAGGAACGCGACGGTCGCGCCCTTGCGGATCGCCAGGACGCCGGCGTCGGGCGCCTCGGCCCCGGCGAGCAGGCGCAGGATGGTGGACTTGCCCGCGCCGTTGGCGCCGATCAGCCCGACCCGCGCGCGGGCGCCGACCTCGAGGTCCAGCCCGTCCAGGACGCGCCGGCCGCCGTACTCCTTGACGACGCCACGCAGCGTGAACGCCGGTGCGGTGGGGACCGAGACGGCCATGCGGGACACGGTATTCGCGATCGGACACGGACGGTCTGGTTCCGACGGGTCTCCTACTGTGTCAGTCGTGCCTGCCAGTCCTGCCCGACGCACAGCGCTGACGGTCCTGCGCCGTGTCGAAGAGCAGGGCGCCTACGCCGATCGCGCCCTGCACGGCGATGCGCGCGACCTGGATCCGCGCGACCGCGCGCTGGCCAAGCGCCTCGTCTTCGGGACCGTGCAGCGCCGCGGCACGCTGGACTGGATCATCGCCCAGCACGTCGACCGCAAGCTCGACCCGCAGGTGCGCGCGGCGCTGCTGCTCGGGCTCTACCAGCTGCTCTACACCGACGTGCCCGCGCACGCCGCGGTCGCCGAGTCGGTCGAGCTGGCCAAGCCGTCGCCGGGCGCCAAGCTCGTCAACGCCGTCCTGCGCAAGGTGCAGCGCCAGGGCGTCGACCTGCCGTCCGACGACAACCCCAAGGGCGCCGCGATCGCGCACTCGCACCCCGAGTGGCTGACGCTCATGTGGTGGGACTGGCTCGGCGCCGACGAGACGCGCGCGCTGCTCGCCGCCGACAACGAGCCCGCCGAGCTGGCGCTGCGCATCAACCCGCTGGCCGGCGTCGAGGTCGACCTGCCGGGCCGCCGCGAGGACGACGCTCTCGTCGTCGAGGGCCCGATGGACGTCCTGACCCATCCGCTCTACCTCGCCGGCGCGATCACGCCGATGTCCCGCGCCTCGCAGCGGGTCGCGCGGACGGTCGACCCGCAGCCGGGCGAGCGGATCCTGGACCTGTGCGCCGCGCCGGGCGGCAAGACCACGCACCTGGCCGCGCTCATGGGCGACGAGGGCGAGGTCGTCGCCGTCGAGCGCCATCCGCAGCGCGCCAAGGCGCTCC contains:
- a CDS encoding ABC-F family ATP-binding cassette domain-containing protein → MAVSVPTAPAFTLRGVVKEYGGRRVLDGLDLEVGARARVGLIGANGAGKSTILRLLAGAEAPDAGVLAIRKGATVAFLPQLVQGDDRTALDTVRAAVPGAAALHAELGDVERALTDPALAADLPRMTRLLERQMRLVEQLGEQTVDGDAIRLLRDLGLDDTMLARPTRAMSGGERKLVALAACLVRKPDLLLLDEPEAHLDMARRSLLEDLVARAEGAVVVVSHDRYLLDEVVTQIAELDRGRVRMWQGGHSAYTVAREIELVRQQQVYTTQQKEIARMEAAMAQFKAWARQTLDERFATRARNMQRRIDRVDQVDRPVFERRKMALELRAGARGGERVVELRDGEFDPVLTGVDLTIMRGERVGILGPNGAGKSVLLRLLEGSLALSDGERWAGPSIVFDHLTQAVDELPGELSAIEVVRATGPMTEDTAVRKLMGFLFDYEQVRRPVSAMSGGERTRLRCLTMMLGGANCLLLDEPTNHLDIDAAETLEKALERFDGTVVAVSHDRYFLDRIADRIVEVADLEVKAYEGGFSDWQRATRAAA
- the rsmB gene encoding 16S rRNA (cytosine(967)-C(5))-methyltransferase RsmB, which encodes MPASPARRTALTVLRRVEEQGAYADRALHGDARDLDPRDRALAKRLVFGTVQRRGTLDWIIAQHVDRKLDPQVRAALLLGLYQLLYTDVPAHAAVAESVELAKPSPGAKLVNAVLRKVQRQGVDLPSDDNPKGAAIAHSHPEWLTLMWWDWLGADETRALLAADNEPAELALRINPLAGVEVDLPGRREDDALVVEGPMDVLTHPLYLAGAITPMSRASQRVARTVDPQPGERILDLCAAPGGKTTHLAALMGDEGEVVAVERHPQRAKALQTQVERLHATSVRVHVADAKAVTADALGGRFDRILVDPPCSGLGTLRTHPDLRWRATPQAIEALRVEQEAIVAAALGMLAPGGRLVYSTCTLSPREEVVAGDAVRTLPHRDGTDGFYIATSDGDQGARSEVPRLR